In Chryseobacterium gotjawalense, the following are encoded in one genomic region:
- the cysK gene encoding cysteine synthase A, with amino-acid sequence MKLNTILEAIGNTPIVKINKIFPSNVEVWMKLERQNPGGSLKDRIALAMIERAEQEGKINKDTLIIEPTSGNTGVGLAMVCAVKGYKLVLVMPESMSVERRKLMSSYGAQFVLTPKEKGTSGAIAKATEMANEIENSWIPQQFENPANPEIHVKTTAQEILNDFPEGFDYLITGVGTGGHITGVTEVLKQNFPNLKSFAVEPKDSAVISGGAPGSHPLQGIGAGFVPKVLNTAILDGTIQVEKDEAFAFTKRLAGEEGILGGISTGASLAAINKKLAEIPEGSRILTFNYDTGERYWSVEGLFEENLYKA; translated from the coding sequence ATGAAATTGAATACCATATTAGAAGCCATCGGAAATACACCGATCGTGAAAATCAATAAAATTTTCCCCTCCAACGTAGAGGTTTGGATGAAATTAGAAAGACAAAATCCCGGCGGAAGTTTAAAAGACCGGATCGCTTTGGCAATGATTGAAAGAGCGGAGCAAGAAGGAAAAATCAATAAGGACACTTTAATTATTGAACCCACTTCAGGAAATACCGGTGTTGGTTTAGCCATGGTCTGCGCGGTAAAAGGCTACAAACTCGTTTTGGTGATGCCTGAAAGCATGAGCGTTGAACGCAGAAAACTGATGAGTTCATACGGCGCTCAATTTGTTCTCACGCCGAAAGAAAAAGGAACTTCAGGCGCCATTGCCAAAGCGACGGAAATGGCCAATGAAATAGAAAACTCCTGGATTCCGCAGCAGTTTGAGAACCCCGCCAATCCGGAAATTCATGTAAAAACAACAGCTCAGGAAATCCTGAATGATTTCCCAGAAGGCTTTGATTACCTCATCACCGGAGTTGGAACGGGCGGTCACATTACCGGTGTCACTGAAGTTTTGAAACAGAATTTTCCCAATTTAAAAAGCTTCGCGGTTGAACCGAAAGACTCAGCCGTGATTTCAGGAGGAGCTCCCGGATCGCATCCTTTGCAGGGAATTGGCGCTGGCTTTGTTCCAAAAGTTTTGAATACCGCAATATTAGATGGAACAATTCAGGTAGAAAAAGACGAAGCTTTTGCCTTTACAAAAAGACTGGCCGGCGAAGAAGGAATTTTAGGTGGAATTTCTACAGGCGCTTCGCTCGCAGCGATTAATAAAAAACTGGCAGAAATTCCGGAAGGCTCCAGGATTTTAACCTTTAATTACGATACTGGCGAAAGATATTGGTCTGTGGAAGGTCTTTTTGAGGAGAACCTTTACAAGGCGTAA
- the epsC gene encoding serine O-acetyltransferase EpsC: protein MDFSKRLHEGYAHRKYDLDKKKIEHFIDSFFRFIFFLEYQRCSELSDIQMRLNHFKNEFKEILYSVTDDKESPETELFFESFPKIYESLEKDAQAIFDNDPAAKSIEEVMFSYPGFFAIAVYRFAHELYKSNVPLIPRIWTEFAHSKTGIDINPGAEIGNNFVIDHGTGIVIGETTIIGNHVKIYQGVTLGAHSVTKNLQNTKRHPTIEDHVVIYANATILGGDTVIGENALIGGNVWITESIAPNSVVFHKGQVTVKNKFPGNEPIIFSI from the coding sequence ATGGATTTTTCTAAACGCTTACATGAGGGTTATGCCCACCGAAAATATGACCTTGATAAAAAGAAGATCGAACATTTCATCGACAGCTTTTTCCGCTTTATATTTTTTCTGGAATATCAGCGGTGTTCGGAACTTAGTGACATCCAAATGCGTTTGAATCATTTTAAAAATGAGTTTAAAGAAATCCTCTATTCGGTTACGGATGATAAAGAAAGTCCCGAAACAGAACTTTTCTTTGAAAGTTTCCCCAAAATCTACGAATCTCTCGAAAAAGATGCCCAGGCAATTTTTGATAACGACCCTGCCGCAAAAAGCATCGAAGAGGTCATGTTTTCTTATCCGGGCTTTTTCGCCATCGCAGTATATCGCTTCGCCCACGAACTCTACAAAAGCAATGTTCCGTTAATCCCAAGAATATGGACCGAATTTGCCCACAGTAAAACCGGAATCGACATCAATCCGGGAGCAGAAATTGGTAATAATTTCGTTATCGATCACGGTACAGGAATCGTCATCGGTGAAACAACAATTATTGGAAATCATGTGAAAATCTATCAGGGCGTTACTTTGGGCGCACATTCGGTGACTAAAAATTTACAGAATACCAAGCGGCACCCGACGATTGAAGATCATGTGGTCATTTATGCCAACGCCACCATTCTCGGTGGCGATACGGTCATCGGAGAAAATGCGCTGATTGGCGGAAACGTCTGGATTACAGAAAGCATTGCCCCGAATTCGGTGGTTTTCCATAAAGGACAGGTCACGGTAAAAAATAAATTCCCGGGGAATGAACCGATCATTTTCAGTATCTGA
- a CDS encoding malate dehydrogenase, with product MKVTVVGAGAVGASCAEYIAMKNFAAEVVLVDIKEGFAEGKAMDLMQTASLNGFDTKITGTTGDYSKTAGSKVAVITSGIPRKPGMTREELIGINAGIVKEVTANLVKHSPNVIIIVVSNPMDTMAYLVHKTSGLPKNQIIGMGGALDSARFKYRLAEALECPISDVDGMVIAAHSDTGMLPLMSKATRNGVPVTEFLSAEQQNYVEEETKVGGATLTKLLGTSAWYAPGAAVSVMVQAILCDHKKMIPCSLMLDGEYGESDICLGVPAIIGANGVEKIVEISLTDAEKEKFATAAKAVREVNGDLKF from the coding sequence ATGAAAGTTACCGTAGTTGGAGCAGGAGCAGTTGGCGCAAGTTGCGCAGAATACATTGCGATGAAAAATTTCGCGGCAGAAGTTGTTTTAGTAGATATTAAAGAAGGTTTCGCAGAAGGAAAAGCCATGGATTTAATGCAAACCGCTTCTCTGAATGGATTCGATACCAAAATTACAGGAACAACCGGAGATTACAGCAAAACCGCTGGGTCAAAAGTGGCCGTAATTACTTCAGGAATCCCAAGAAAACCAGGAATGACCCGTGAGGAACTGATCGGGATCAACGCAGGAATCGTGAAAGAAGTGACTGCAAACTTGGTAAAGCATTCACCAAACGTAATCATCATCGTGGTTTCTAATCCAATGGATACGATGGCCTATTTGGTTCACAAAACTTCTGGTTTACCAAAAAATCAAATCATCGGAATGGGTGGAGCACTCGATTCTGCACGTTTCAAATACAGATTGGCAGAAGCTTTGGAATGCCCAATTTCTGATGTGGATGGAATGGTAATCGCTGCTCACAGTGATACGGGAATGCTTCCTTTGATGAGCAAAGCAACCAGAAACGGCGTTCCGGTTACTGAATTCTTAAGTGCAGAACAACAAAATTATGTTGAAGAAGAAACCAAAGTTGGTGGAGCAACATTAACGAAATTATTAGGAACTTCCGCTTGGTACGCACCAGGGGCAGCGGTTTCTGTAATGGTACAGGCAATTCTTTGCGACCACAAAAAAATGATTCCGTGTTCATTAATGTTAGATGGTGAATATGGTGAAAGCGATATCTGTTTAGGTGTTCCTGCAATTATCGGTGCCAACGGTGTTGAAAAAATCGTGGAAATCAGTTTAACTGATGCTGAAAAAGAAAAATTCGCTACGGCAGCAAAAGCAGTAAGAGAAGTGAATGGAGATTTAAAATTCTAA
- the pafA gene encoding alkaline phosphatase PafA: MFRKIQIIGILALSTFSLNAQKNRSTQLERPKLVVGLVVDQMRWDFLYRYYEKYGNDGFKRLLSQGYSLNNVHINYIPTYTAIGHTTIYTGSVPAIHGISGNDWFDKTTGKNVYCTGDDSVKPVGTTDAKVGSHSPKNLWSTTITDELLLATNFKAKVVGVSLKDRASILPAGHNPTGAYWFDDTTGNFVTSSYYRNELPKWVNDFNSQKMGDQLVKNGWNTLLPIAEYTESSPDNSPWEGLLGSAKTSTFPYSNLAADYQNKKDNIRSTPFGNTLTFKLAEAAIKGEQLGADAITDFLAVNLASTDYAGHKFGPNSIEVEDVYLRLDRDLADFLKYLDQTVGKDQYTVFLSADHGGAHSEGFMEEHKMPTGFYGEDNKEFNKQLKDKFNVDKLITKITNNQVYLDDQLMADHKLDAEQVKQYLIDILNRDKSVLFAVDMKKAGSSSVPEPIRTRIVNGYNWQRSGDIQVIYHDSWLPSYSKLGTTHGSWNSYDSHIPLIFMGWGIKSGESNKDYNMTDIAPTLSALLRIQFPSGNIGNPIVEAIGK; this comes from the coding sequence ATGTTCAGAAAAATTCAGATTATTGGGATTCTTGCGCTTTCCACTTTTTCGTTGAATGCACAGAAAAATAGATCAACACAACTCGAAAGACCCAAACTTGTGGTTGGATTAGTCGTCGATCAGATGCGTTGGGATTTTCTCTACCGCTATTATGAAAAATATGGGAATGACGGTTTCAAAAGATTGTTGAGTCAGGGTTATTCCCTCAATAATGTCCACATTAATTATATTCCGACCTATACGGCAATTGGTCACACTACGATTTATACCGGTTCTGTTCCTGCAATTCACGGGATTTCAGGCAATGACTGGTTTGATAAAACGACCGGCAAGAATGTTTACTGTACCGGAGATGACTCGGTAAAGCCGGTTGGTACCACCGATGCTAAAGTCGGCAGTCATTCACCAAAAAATTTGTGGTCAACGACTATTACAGACGAACTTCTGTTGGCTACCAATTTTAAAGCGAAAGTGGTAGGCGTTTCTTTAAAGGATCGCGCGTCGATTCTTCCTGCCGGCCATAATCCTACGGGAGCTTATTGGTTCGATGATACCACCGGAAATTTTGTAACAAGTTCTTATTACAGGAACGAATTACCAAAATGGGTCAATGATTTTAACAGTCAGAAAATGGGAGATCAACTGGTAAAAAACGGCTGGAACACTTTGCTTCCTATTGCCGAATATACTGAGAGCTCACCGGATAATTCTCCCTGGGAAGGGCTTTTGGGAAGTGCCAAAACATCGACTTTTCCTTACAGTAATTTAGCGGCAGATTATCAAAATAAAAAAGACAACATCCGTTCTACGCCTTTCGGAAATACTTTAACATTTAAATTAGCAGAAGCTGCCATCAAAGGAGAGCAACTGGGCGCTGATGCCATTACCGATTTCCTCGCCGTCAACCTGGCTTCTACCGATTATGCGGGACACAAATTCGGCCCGAATTCTATTGAAGTTGAAGATGTTTATCTGAGATTAGACCGGGATTTGGCAGATTTCCTTAAATATTTGGATCAAACAGTTGGCAAGGATCAATATACCGTTTTCCTTTCTGCAGATCATGGCGGCGCGCATTCCGAAGGTTTTATGGAAGAACATAAAATGCCGACCGGTTTTTATGGAGAGGACAATAAGGAATTTAATAAACAGTTAAAAGATAAATTTAACGTCGATAAATTAATTACTAAAATAACCAACAATCAGGTGTATCTGGATGACCAATTAATGGCGGATCATAAACTGGATGCAGAACAGGTGAAGCAATATCTAATCGATATTCTGAATAGAGACAAATCGGTCTTATTCGCAGTTGATATGAAAAAAGCAGGTTCGTCCTCTGTTCCGGAACCGATTAGAACGCGGATTGTGAATGGCTACAACTGGCAGAGAAGTGGCGATATTCAGGTGATTTACCACGATTCCTGGTTGCCAAGTTATTCGAAACTGGGCACTACGCACGGCTCGTGGAATTCTTATGATTCCCATATTCCTTTAATTTTTATGGGTTGGGGAATTAAAAGCGGCGAGAGCAATAAAGATTACAATATGACCGATATCGCACCCACTTTGTCTGCATTATTAAGAATCCAGTTCCCAAGTGGAAATATCGGAAACCCGATTGTAGAAGCGATTGGGAAATAA
- a CDS encoding DUF4136 domain-containing protein, which translates to MSKKLILLLLASATLGLASCSPFQVKSDYAATANFNLYKTYKLRIDDLKLNDIDKDRVLNEVSKQLQTKGLSVSETPDLIVNVKANHKKIQDIQSSSPYGIYGWGGPFGWGMGMNRTWTQNYTQGALIVDLIDARTQKLVWQGIGSGISVDSPKAKQKQIPEIVAEIMANYPPNRNK; encoded by the coding sequence ATGAGCAAAAAACTTATCTTACTGCTGCTGGCTTCTGCCACACTGGGACTTGCTTCTTGCAGTCCTTTTCAGGTAAAATCTGATTATGCTGCAACTGCCAATTTCAATCTTTACAAAACGTATAAATTAAGAATCGACGATTTGAAACTAAACGATATTGATAAAGACCGGGTACTGAATGAAGTTTCGAAACAATTGCAAACCAAAGGGTTGAGTGTTTCAGAAACTCCGGACTTGATTGTGAATGTAAAAGCCAACCATAAAAAAATTCAGGACATTCAGTCTTCAAGCCCTTACGGAATCTATGGCTGGGGCGGACCTTTCGGTTGGGGAATGGGAATGAACAGAACCTGGACACAGAATTACACGCAAGGTGCTTTGATTGTGGATTTAATTGATGCAAGAACCCAAAAACTGGTTTGGCAGGGAATAGGAAGTGGGATTTCGGTAGATTCACCAAAAGCGAAACAAAAACAGATTCCGGAAATTGTTGCTGAGATCATGGCAAATTATCCGCCGAACAGAAATAAATAA
- a CDS encoding DUF5522 domain-containing protein — MHQKIIKEHEDFYYNEQGYKVFTETFHLKRGYCCKSGCKHCPYGYDKKTDTFKKIVKPETKRFGT; from the coding sequence ATGCACCAGAAAATCATCAAAGAACATGAGGACTTTTATTATAACGAACAGGGTTATAAGGTTTTCACGGAAACATTCCACTTAAAACGAGGTTATTGCTGCAAAAGCGGTTGTAAACATTGTCCCTATGGTTATGATAAGAAAACGGATACGTTTAAAAAGATTGTTAAACCTGAGACAAAGAGATTTGGGACGTGA
- a CDS encoding 1-aminocyclopropane-1-carboxylate deaminase/D-cysteine desulfhydrase encodes MKIPAISIPIVEIPLEKNIRLFLKREDLIHPQISGNKYWKLFYNINSYLEQNPADPFLITFGGAFSNHIAAVAALGKEGHLKTVGIIRGEELQDKWQENPTLKLAQENGMDFRFVTREMYRDKETLTQILEKEFPQALIIPEGGTNERAVQGIKYMLTEETKSFDYLCTAVGTGGTIAGISKYAGKKQQVLGFKAVDDQSLYNKVSELSTRNNFQLIEAHDGKYGKITDENIRFINDFKQKFGIQLDPVYTGKMMKKLFEMIEKKEFPEESRILAFHTGGLQGIFGANELLKKQNRELIRF; translated from the coding sequence ATGAAAATCCCTGCAATTTCAATTCCCATTGTCGAAATCCCTTTAGAAAAAAACATCCGGCTTTTTCTGAAAAGAGAAGACCTCATTCATCCACAGATTTCAGGGAATAAATACTGGAAATTATTTTATAATATCAATTCCTATTTAGAGCAGAACCCGGCAGATCCTTTCCTGATTACTTTTGGTGGCGCTTTTTCCAATCACATTGCAGCAGTTGCCGCTTTGGGAAAAGAAGGTCATTTAAAAACTGTAGGAATTATCCGGGGGGAAGAACTTCAGGATAAATGGCAGGAAAATCCAACCTTGAAACTCGCGCAGGAAAACGGTATGGATTTTCGGTTTGTGACGCGCGAAATGTACAGAGACAAAGAAACTTTAACCCAAATTTTAGAAAAAGAATTTCCCCAGGCTTTGATTATCCCGGAAGGTGGAACCAATGAACGCGCTGTGCAAGGCATAAAATACATGCTCACAGAGGAAACAAAAAGTTTTGATTATCTTTGCACCGCAGTCGGAACAGGCGGAACAATCGCCGGAATTTCGAAGTATGCGGGAAAGAAACAGCAGGTTTTGGGTTTCAAAGCAGTAGATGACCAGTCCTTATATAATAAGGTGTCGGAACTTTCTACCAGAAATAACTTTCAACTGATTGAAGCGCACGATGGAAAGTACGGTAAAATAACCGACGAAAATATCCGTTTTATCAATGACTTTAAACAAAAGTTTGGTATTCAGCTCGACCCGGTTTATACCGGAAAGATGATGAAGAAGCTTTTCGAAATGATTGAAAAAAAGGAGTTTCCGGAAGAGAGCAGGATTCTGGCTTTTCATACCGGTGGCTTGCAGGGGATATTTGGAGCTAATGAATTGCTGAAAAAACAAAACCGTGAACTGATTAGATTTTAA